The following proteins come from a genomic window of Microbacterium sp. SY138:
- a CDS encoding DNA recombination protein RmuC: MDALAVVLLLVALAAGVAVGWFLRAGRGAADLARAQAELAAARDDRDRQYDLYRDAVEHARNEQRAEAQRVQQQNAVLTALAPVRESLQQMQTKVTAIERERHAQFGTLEEQLRRAQESDEALRATTESLAGALRSTATRGVWGETQLRRVVEAAGLTRHIDFDLQATISSDRGQGRPDMVIRLAGGSSIAVDAKVPLDAYLEASALPGGDAREPQRRTLMQKHVKAVRAHIDALAKKAYWAGLDASPEFVICFLPSESLLAAAIDEDPTLLDYAFSRRVALASPVNLWAVLKTVAFTWTQQEVSTEARTLLALGTQLYDRLGTLAGHADDLRRALERTVDSYNRFAGSLETRVLVTARQFPGVDASALATASATTVGAARRFTAPELLTTDDTASGDHASQTGGIAALEATRGETVRADVGDVRHRLDEG; encoded by the coding sequence ATGGATGCTCTGGCTGTCGTTCTCCTCCTCGTCGCCCTCGCGGCGGGTGTCGCCGTGGGCTGGTTCCTCCGTGCCGGTCGCGGGGCAGCTGACCTCGCGCGTGCCCAGGCCGAGCTGGCGGCCGCGCGTGACGATCGCGACCGGCAGTACGACCTGTACCGCGACGCCGTCGAGCATGCGCGGAACGAGCAGCGTGCGGAGGCGCAGCGGGTGCAGCAGCAGAACGCGGTGCTGACGGCCCTGGCTCCGGTCCGCGAGAGTCTGCAGCAGATGCAGACCAAGGTCACGGCCATCGAGCGGGAGCGGCACGCCCAGTTCGGCACTCTCGAAGAGCAGCTGCGTCGCGCCCAGGAGTCCGACGAGGCGCTGCGGGCGACGACGGAATCGCTGGCCGGCGCTCTGCGTTCCACCGCCACGCGCGGTGTCTGGGGAGAGACCCAGCTGCGCCGCGTGGTGGAGGCTGCCGGGCTCACCCGTCACATCGACTTCGACCTGCAGGCGACGATCTCCTCCGACCGTGGTCAGGGGCGGCCCGACATGGTCATCCGCCTCGCCGGCGGCAGCTCGATCGCGGTCGACGCCAAGGTGCCTCTCGACGCCTACCTCGAGGCCTCCGCTCTCCCCGGGGGCGATGCGCGAGAGCCGCAACGCCGCACGCTGATGCAGAAGCACGTCAAGGCGGTCCGTGCGCACATCGACGCCCTGGCGAAGAAGGCCTACTGGGCCGGGCTCGATGCCAGTCCCGAGTTCGTGATCTGCTTCCTGCCGAGCGAGTCGCTGCTGGCCGCCGCCATCGATGAGGACCCGACCCTGCTCGACTATGCGTTCAGCCGCCGGGTGGCGCTCGCCTCCCCCGTCAACCTCTGGGCGGTGCTGAAGACCGTCGCCTTCACCTGGACGCAGCAGGAGGTGTCGACCGAGGCGCGCACGCTGCTCGCCCTCGGCACACAGCTGTACGACCGGCTGGGTACGCTCGCCGGGCATGCCGACGACCTGCGTCGGGCGCTGGAGCGCACCGTCGACAGCTACAACCGATTCGCCGGCTCACTCGAGACGCGCGTGCTCGTCACCGCCCGCCAGTTCCCAGGCGTCGATGCCTCTGCGCTCGCGACCGCATCTGCCACCACGGTGGGCGCAGCCAGAAGATTCACCGCACCTGAGCTCCTCACGACGGATGACACCGCCTCCGGCGATCATGCGTCGCAGACCGGCGGGATCGCCGCTCTCGAGGCCACGCGTGGCGAGACGGTCCGTGCGGACGTCGGCGACGTGCGGCATCGACTCGACGAGGGATGA
- a CDS encoding GNAT family N-acetyltransferase → MNEDPSRTRPAIVISPIGDADAGEVLTVQRAAFVSEAAIYGSVDMPPLTQTLSELEAELRSESGLTARIDGRLVGAIRYVEKDGLLLIGRIAIAPDMQGEGIGRLLLESAEKASGADVAELFTGSLSEANIRLYESCGYEEHERVPDGDGTAQVFLRKNLRAG, encoded by the coding sequence GTGAACGAAGATCCGAGCAGAACCCGGCCGGCGATCGTGATCTCCCCGATCGGCGACGCGGATGCCGGCGAGGTGCTGACCGTGCAGCGCGCCGCCTTCGTCTCGGAGGCCGCGATCTACGGGAGCGTCGACATGCCGCCGCTGACGCAGACGCTCTCCGAGCTGGAGGCGGAGCTGCGGTCCGAGTCCGGGCTGACGGCGCGCATCGACGGGCGCCTCGTCGGTGCCATCCGCTACGTCGAGAAGGACGGTCTGCTCCTGATCGGCAGGATCGCGATCGCCCCCGATATGCAGGGCGAGGGAATCGGGAGGCTGCTGCTCGAGAGCGCCGAGAAGGCCTCGGGCGCAGACGTCGCCGAGCTGTTCACCGGAAGCCTGAGCGAGGCGAACATCCGCCTGTACGAGTCGTGCGGCTATGAGGAGCATGAGCGGGTGCCCGACGGCGACGGCACCGCGCAGGTGTTTCTGCGCAAGAACCTGCGAGCAGGGTAA
- a CDS encoding exonuclease domain-containing protein, with product MPLDFTAIDFETANSSPASACSVGLVRVRGGEVVATTGWLIQPPPGHDEFQEWNVRIHGIQPEDVLSAATWVDQFDRLCAFAGADVLVAHNAGFDLNVLRRASEATGQLCPPYRSLCSLQVARKTYTLDSYRLPIAAAAAGFEEFAHHDALADARACAQIVIDAAARAGAADVFALADALSLRVTAPVAPVAPVLERAVA from the coding sequence GTGCCACTGGATTTCACTGCGATCGACTTCGAAACCGCGAACTCCAGTCCGGCCTCTGCCTGCTCCGTCGGTCTCGTCCGCGTGCGCGGCGGTGAAGTCGTCGCGACCACGGGATGGCTGATCCAACCACCGCCAGGGCACGACGAGTTCCAGGAGTGGAACGTCCGCATCCACGGCATCCAGCCCGAGGACGTGCTGTCGGCCGCCACGTGGGTCGATCAATTCGATCGCCTGTGCGCGTTCGCCGGGGCCGACGTGCTCGTGGCGCACAATGCGGGCTTCGACCTCAACGTCCTGCGTCGCGCCTCCGAGGCGACCGGGCAGCTCTGCCCGCCCTACCGCTCGCTGTGCAGCCTGCAGGTCGCCCGCAAGACGTACACACTCGATTCGTATCGCCTGCCGATCGCCGCCGCCGCTGCCGGATTCGAGGAGTTCGCGCACCACGACGCCCTCGCCGATGCCCGCGCCTGCGCGCAGATCGTCATCGATGCGGCCGCGAGGGCCGGCGCGGCCGACGTGTTCGCACTCGCCGATGCCCTGAGCCTGCGTGTGACCGCTCCCGTCGCACCCGTCGCGCCCGTTCTGGAGCGCGCCGTCGCCTGA
- a CDS encoding 1-acyl-sn-glycerol-3-phosphate acyltransferase, protein MLTRLLARIFWAFSRWTLVSEAAPTRPTVLVGAPHTSNWDFVLMLAIAWKLDIDVHWLGKKSLFHGWRGPIMRRLGGIPVDRADPARVVKDVVSQVHDGTVFGLVVTPDGTRGGNEYWKSGFYRIARETGMPVTLGFVDRTTMTTGLGPTIDLTGDVASDMDRIRAFYADKAGVRPERRTEPRLREEDAATTETDDA, encoded by the coding sequence ATGCTCACACGACTCCTCGCCCGCATCTTCTGGGCGTTCAGCAGATGGACGCTCGTGAGCGAGGCCGCGCCGACGCGCCCGACCGTGCTCGTGGGCGCGCCCCACACGTCGAACTGGGATTTCGTCCTGATGCTCGCCATCGCCTGGAAGCTCGATATCGACGTGCACTGGCTGGGGAAGAAGAGCCTCTTCCACGGCTGGCGAGGGCCGATCATGCGTCGCCTCGGCGGCATCCCCGTCGACCGCGCCGATCCGGCACGCGTGGTGAAAGACGTCGTGAGCCAGGTCCACGACGGCACGGTCTTCGGCCTGGTGGTCACCCCGGATGGCACCCGCGGCGGCAACGAGTACTGGAAATCGGGCTTCTACCGGATCGCCCGAGAAACAGGCATGCCGGTGACGCTCGGGTTCGTCGATCGGACGACCATGACCACGGGACTCGGGCCGACGATCGACCTGACCGGCGATGTCGCGTCGGACATGGACCGGATCCGCGCGTTCTACGCCGACAAGGCCGGCGTGCGCCCGGAACGACGCACCGAACCACGGCTGCGTGAAGAGGATGCGGCTACGACCGAGACCGACGACGCGTAA
- a CDS encoding LysR family transcriptional regulator — protein MKISLLRRFVVLAEELHFPRAAEKLGIPLASLYTSIDKLEAEVGHPIVHREGPTRLTPVGELLLVEAKAEVAAAPEPVRNAPAPAGGKAKASKGKGRTPAVKGQPKPYKKRQGR, from the coding sequence GTGAAGATCTCTCTGCTCCGCCGCTTCGTCGTCCTCGCGGAGGAACTGCATTTCCCGCGTGCGGCGGAAAAGCTCGGCATCCCGCTGGCTTCCCTCTACACGTCGATCGACAAGCTCGAAGCCGAGGTCGGTCATCCGATCGTCCATCGCGAAGGCCCGACCCGGCTCACCCCTGTCGGCGAACTCCTCCTCGTCGAAGCGAAGGCAGAGGTCGCCGCGGCTCCGGAGCCGGTGCGCAATGCACCCGCCCCGGCCGGAGGAAAGGCCAAAGCATCGAAGGGCAAGGGCCGCACGCCCGCCGTGAAGGGGCAGCCGAAGCCGTACAAGAAGCGTCAGGGTCGATAG
- a CDS encoding GNAT family N-acetyltransferase gives MTSVVIDSVPHDRLTTNDLAGLRELFHAEYSAELGVWNPDQPYGYAPHDLHVIARLDDAVVGHVGWARRTISVGAAEVVIAGVGGVLIAPQARGERVGAQLMECAAASMTEAGGIAFGYLGCREEVVAFYESCGWHRVSAAEHSIDRAGQPTTQPPGPPILTLPLGSPPRRWPEGTIDLRGRAW, from the coding sequence ATGACGAGCGTCGTCATCGACAGCGTCCCGCACGATCGGCTGACCACGAACGACCTGGCAGGGCTGCGGGAGCTTTTCCACGCCGAGTACTCCGCGGAACTCGGGGTGTGGAATCCTGATCAGCCCTACGGTTACGCGCCGCACGACCTCCATGTCATCGCCCGACTCGATGATGCCGTGGTGGGACACGTCGGCTGGGCGCGGCGCACCATCAGCGTCGGTGCAGCCGAGGTCGTGATCGCCGGAGTCGGTGGGGTTCTGATCGCCCCGCAGGCACGAGGAGAGCGGGTCGGCGCCCAGCTCATGGAGTGCGCAGCCGCATCGATGACGGAGGCCGGGGGCATCGCGTTCGGGTACCTCGGATGCCGTGAAGAGGTCGTCGCCTTCTACGAATCCTGCGGATGGCACCGCGTCTCTGCAGCGGAGCACTCGATCGATCGCGCCGGTCAGCCCACCACGCAGCCTCCGGGGCCACCGATTCTGACACTCCCGCTCGGCTCCCCACCGCGCAGGTGGCCCGAGGGCACGATCGATCTTCGCGGGCGGGCCTGGTAG
- a CDS encoding MDR family MFS transporter, which translates to MSAVDTGSISTTPAAAGGEISRKDMRVIWLLLVAAFVAILNETTMGIAIPHLNTDLGIPPELGQWLTSAFMLTMAVVIPTTGFILQRFTTRQVFIAAMIAFSLGTLVALVAPGFAVLLVGRVIQAAGTGIMMPLLMTTIMNVVPPQSRGRMMGRVGLVISLAPAIGPTLAGAVLELASWRALFGIILPISLIALFMGVKWMTNLGETRAVPLDVLSIPLAALGFGGIVFGLSQFGGEGGSGETAGIISLVVGAVSLGLFVWRQLVLQRVDDALLDLRVFRSSNFTLSVIIMSILALSMFGTLTLLPQYLQNVAGLNPLQSGLILLPGSLLMGLLGPVMGRVYDARGTRPLLIPGTILVSASLFFYSTVGEHTVWWVLIIVQAAMSVGLAMSFTPLFSASLGSLQRSLYSHGSAVLNTLQQVGGAAGVALLLVTYSSILHAGEQEGLSTAVAGAPGARMAFLIAAIISLAAVALSPFVRKPADDAGEGFHGGH; encoded by the coding sequence ATGTCTGCCGTCGATACCGGCTCCATCTCGACGACCCCCGCAGCGGCAGGGGGCGAGATCTCCCGCAAGGACATGCGGGTGATCTGGCTGCTACTGGTCGCCGCCTTCGTCGCCATCCTCAACGAGACCACGATGGGGATCGCGATCCCTCATCTGAACACCGACCTGGGCATTCCGCCCGAGCTCGGCCAGTGGCTCACGAGCGCCTTCATGCTCACCATGGCCGTGGTCATCCCGACCACCGGGTTCATCCTGCAGCGGTTCACGACGCGTCAGGTCTTCATCGCCGCGATGATCGCGTTCTCGCTCGGCACGCTCGTCGCGCTCGTCGCCCCCGGCTTCGCCGTGCTGCTCGTCGGCCGTGTGATCCAGGCGGCCGGTACCGGCATCATGATGCCGCTGCTCATGACGACGATCATGAACGTCGTGCCGCCGCAGTCCCGCGGTCGCATGATGGGCCGTGTCGGCCTCGTGATCTCGCTCGCTCCCGCCATCGGCCCGACCCTCGCGGGTGCGGTGCTCGAACTCGCCAGCTGGCGCGCGCTCTTCGGAATCATCCTCCCGATCTCCCTCATCGCCCTGTTCATGGGCGTCAAGTGGATGACGAACCTGGGTGAGACCCGCGCCGTGCCGCTCGACGTGCTGTCGATCCCGCTCGCGGCGCTCGGCTTCGGCGGCATCGTGTTCGGACTCAGCCAGTTCGGCGGCGAGGGCGGATCGGGCGAGACCGCCGGCATCATCTCGCTGGTGGTCGGCGCGGTGTCGCTCGGCCTGTTCGTCTGGCGTCAGCTCGTGTTGCAGCGCGTCGACGACGCGCTGCTCGATCTGCGCGTGTTCCGCTCCAGCAACTTCACGCTGTCGGTGATCATCATGTCGATCCTGGCGCTGTCGATGTTCGGCACGCTGACGCTGCTTCCGCAGTATCTGCAGAACGTCGCCGGTCTCAACCCGCTGCAGTCCGGCCTGATCCTGCTTCCGGGCTCGCTGCTCATGGGGCTGCTCGGGCCCGTCATGGGCCGTGTCTACGATGCGCGCGGCACGCGTCCGCTGCTCATCCCCGGCACGATCCTGGTCTCGGCGTCGCTCTTCTTCTACTCGACGGTGGGCGAGCACACCGTATGGTGGGTTCTCATCATCGTGCAGGCGGCGATGTCGGTCGGCCTGGCGATGTCGTTCACGCCGCTGTTCTCCGCCTCGCTCGGGTCGCTCCAGCGATCGCTGTACTCGCACGGTTCTGCGGTGCTGAACACGCTGCAGCAGGTCGGCGGCGCGGCCGGTGTCGCGCTGCTGCTGGTGACGTACTCGTCGATCCTGCACGCGGGCGAGCAGGAGGGGCTGTCGACCGCGGTCGCCGGCGCTCCCGGCGCGCGCATGGCGTTCCTCATCGCGGCGATCATCTCGCTCGCGGCGGTGGCGCTCAGCCCGTTCGTCCGCAAGCCCGCCGACGATGCCGGCGAGGGTTTCCACGGCGGTCACTGA
- the ychF gene encoding redox-regulated ATPase YchF yields the protein MPNLSIGIVGLPNVGKSTLFNALTKNDVLAANYPFATIEPNVGVVNLPDPRLEKLAEIFGSERILPAAVSFVDIAGIVRGASEGEGLGNKFLANIREADAIAQVVRGFADDDVVHVDGTVNPASDMETINAELMLADLETVDKAIARYEKEVRGKKIEPVVLETANAAKDALERGVLLSVAGIDLTPIRELGLLTAKPVIFVFNVDEAVLTDDARKAELAALVAPAKAIFLDAKIESELIDLDPEDAAELLASTGQDESGLDQLARIGFDTLGLQTYLTAGPKEARAWTIPKGSKAPQAAGVIHTDFEKGFIKAEIVSFEDLVETGSVVEARAKGKARLEGKDYVMQDGDVVEFRFNN from the coding sequence ATGCCTAACTTATCCATAGGAATCGTCGGCCTGCCCAACGTCGGCAAGTCCACCCTCTTCAACGCACTCACCAAGAACGACGTGCTCGCGGCGAACTATCCGTTCGCGACGATCGAGCCCAACGTCGGCGTGGTGAACCTGCCCGATCCGCGTCTGGAGAAGCTCGCGGAGATCTTCGGCAGCGAGCGGATCCTCCCCGCCGCCGTGTCGTTCGTCGACATCGCCGGCATCGTGCGCGGTGCGAGCGAGGGGGAGGGCCTGGGCAACAAGTTCCTGGCCAACATCCGTGAGGCCGACGCCATCGCGCAGGTCGTTCGCGGCTTCGCCGACGACGACGTCGTGCACGTCGACGGCACGGTCAACCCGGCATCCGACATGGAGACGATCAACGCCGAGCTCATGCTCGCCGATCTGGAGACCGTCGACAAGGCGATCGCCCGGTACGAGAAGGAAGTCCGCGGCAAGAAGATCGAGCCTGTCGTGCTCGAGACTGCGAATGCGGCGAAGGATGCGCTGGAGCGCGGCGTGCTGCTCTCGGTCGCCGGCATCGACCTGACGCCCATCCGCGAGCTGGGTCTGCTCACCGCGAAGCCCGTCATCTTCGTCTTCAACGTCGACGAGGCCGTGCTGACCGACGACGCGCGCAAGGCGGAGCTCGCCGCTCTCGTCGCCCCGGCGAAGGCCATCTTCCTCGACGCGAAGATCGAGTCGGAACTGATCGACCTCGACCCGGAGGATGCGGCGGAACTGCTGGCTTCGACCGGCCAGGACGAGTCCGGACTCGACCAGCTCGCCCGCATCGGGTTCGACACGCTCGGCCTGCAGACGTACCTCACGGCCGGTCCGAAGGAAGCTCGCGCCTGGACGATCCCCAAGGGGTCGAAGGCGCCTCAGGCGGCCGGTGTCATCCACACCGACTTCGAGAAGGGCTTCATCAAGGCCGAGATCGTCTCGTTCGAAGACCTGGTCGAGACCGGATCCGTCGTCGAGGCCCGCGCCAAGGGCAAGGCCCGCCTCGAAGGCAAGGACTACGTCATGCAGGATGGCGACGTGGTGGAGTTCCGCTTCAACAACTAG
- a CDS encoding ABC-F family ATP-binding cassette domain-containing protein yields MTATLVAQGLAGGYGHRTLFDSLDLTVTAGDVVGLVGANGAGKSTLLKLLAGVDEPQAGTIRLSPADAFVGWLPQEHERIVGESVIDYIGRRTGCAAATEAMDAAAAALGDPSLAAPGTDPADTYSVALDRWLASGAADLDERLPVVLADLGLDLGDDLAAAMMTSLSGGQAARVGLAALLLSRFDIALLDEPTNDLDLDGIERLEAFVRGLRGGVVVVSHDREFLARCVTRVLELDLAQNSNRVFGGGYDAYLEERATVRRHQREKYDEFADKKADLVARARTQREWSSQGVRNAMKKAPDNDKIKRKASAESSEKQAQKVRQMESRIARLEEVEEPRKEWQLEFTIGSAPRSSSVVSTLSSAVFRQGSFQLGPVSLQVNVGERIGITGPNGAGKSTLLRGLLGRQLPDEGRASLGASVQIGEIDQARAQLVGTQPLAVAFEGLVPEMASGEVRTLLAKFGLKVDHVMRAVDELSPGERTRAGLALLQARGVNLLVLDEPTNHLDLPAIEQLEQALESYEGTLLLVTHDRRMLATVQTDRQWRVEAGQVVEA; encoded by the coding sequence ATGACCGCAACACTCGTGGCCCAAGGGCTGGCCGGCGGGTATGGCCACCGCACCCTGTTCGATTCCCTCGACCTGACCGTCACCGCGGGTGACGTCGTCGGCCTCGTCGGGGCGAACGGGGCGGGGAAGTCGACCCTTCTGAAGCTGCTGGCCGGTGTCGACGAGCCCCAGGCCGGCACGATCCGGCTCTCACCGGCGGATGCCTTCGTCGGCTGGCTGCCGCAGGAGCACGAACGCATCGTCGGGGAGAGCGTCATCGACTACATCGGCCGTCGTACCGGTTGCGCGGCCGCGACCGAAGCCATGGATGCTGCCGCAGCGGCCCTGGGGGACCCGTCTCTCGCCGCTCCTGGCACCGATCCTGCCGACACCTACTCCGTCGCGCTGGACCGCTGGCTGGCGAGCGGTGCCGCCGACCTCGACGAGCGACTTCCGGTGGTGCTCGCCGACCTCGGACTCGACCTGGGCGACGACCTGGCCGCAGCGATGATGACCTCGCTGTCGGGCGGACAGGCCGCCCGCGTGGGGCTCGCCGCGCTGCTGCTCTCGCGCTTCGACATCGCGCTGCTGGATGAGCCGACCAACGACCTCGACCTCGACGGGATCGAGCGGCTGGAGGCCTTCGTGCGCGGACTCCGCGGCGGTGTCGTCGTGGTCAGCCACGACCGCGAGTTCCTCGCGCGCTGCGTGACCCGCGTGCTGGAACTCGATCTCGCGCAGAACAGCAACCGGGTGTTCGGCGGTGGTTATGACGCGTACCTGGAGGAGCGGGCCACGGTGCGTCGACACCAGCGCGAGAAGTACGACGAGTTCGCCGACAAGAAGGCCGACCTCGTCGCTCGTGCCCGGACCCAGCGCGAGTGGTCGAGCCAGGGTGTGCGCAACGCGATGAAGAAGGCTCCGGACAACGACAAGATCAAACGCAAGGCGTCGGCCGAGTCGAGTGAGAAGCAGGCGCAGAAGGTGCGTCAGATGGAGAGCAGGATCGCCCGGCTCGAAGAGGTCGAAGAGCCGCGCAAGGAGTGGCAGCTCGAGTTCACCATCGGCTCGGCACCGCGCTCCAGCTCGGTCGTGTCGACACTGAGCTCGGCCGTGTTCCGGCAGGGGAGCTTCCAGCTCGGACCGGTGTCGCTCCAGGTGAACGTGGGGGAGCGGATCGGCATCACCGGCCCCAATGGCGCGGGGAAGTCGACGCTGCTGCGCGGGCTGCTCGGGCGGCAGCTTCCGGACGAGGGCAGGGCGAGTCTCGGTGCGAGTGTGCAGATCGGGGAGATCGACCAGGCCCGCGCCCAGCTCGTCGGCACGCAGCCGCTCGCTGTCGCCTTCGAGGGGCTCGTGCCGGAGATGGCGTCCGGCGAGGTCCGTACTCTCCTCGCGAAGTTCGGACTCAAGGTCGATCACGTGATGCGCGCTGTCGACGAACTGTCGCCGGGGGAGCGCACCCGCGCCGGACTGGCGTTGCTGCAGGCGCGGGGCGTCAACCTGCTCGTGCTCGACGAGCCGACGAACCACCTCGACCTGCCCGCGATCGAGCAGCTCGAACAGGCGCTCGAGTCCTACGAGGGAACCCTGCTGCTGGTCACCCATGACCGGCGGATGCTCGCGACCGTGCAGACCGACCGGCAGTGGCGGGTGGAGGCCGGGCAGGTCGTCGAGGCATGA
- a CDS encoding class I SAM-dependent methyltransferase codes for MAEDMATSFGAQAGDYEAGRPDYPFEAVAWMLERMPADSRRVADVGAGTGKLTRVLSQAPDAEVVAVDPDPEMLATLRAAVPGVPTFVGSAEQLPLPDASVDAVVLGQAWHWVDPVAGSAEIGRTVRSGGVLGLIWNIRDDRVEWVRRLTEIMHGSHAEIMLAEGDPVVAAPFGPLEQERWEWVRPVTRDVLHRMAASRSYIITAPDEEKERIRRELDALFDELDLHGDATIDLPYVTRAYRAVRD; via the coding sequence ATGGCTGAGGACATGGCGACGTCGTTCGGAGCGCAGGCCGGGGATTACGAGGCCGGACGGCCCGACTATCCGTTCGAGGCGGTGGCGTGGATGCTCGAACGGATGCCCGCGGATTCCCGTCGCGTCGCCGATGTCGGCGCGGGAACGGGCAAGCTCACGCGCGTCCTCTCGCAGGCTCCCGACGCCGAGGTCGTCGCGGTCGACCCCGACCCGGAGATGCTTGCCACGCTCCGCGCTGCGGTTCCGGGGGTGCCCACCTTCGTCGGGTCCGCGGAGCAGCTGCCGCTTCCGGACGCGAGCGTCGACGCCGTCGTGCTGGGGCAAGCCTGGCACTGGGTGGATCCGGTCGCCGGCTCCGCGGAGATCGGGCGCACCGTACGCAGCGGGGGAGTGCTCGGCCTCATCTGGAACATCCGCGACGATCGTGTCGAGTGGGTCCGCAGGCTCACCGAGATCATGCACGGCAGTCACGCCGAGATCATGCTCGCCGAGGGAGATCCGGTCGTCGCCGCGCCGTTCGGGCCGCTCGAGCAGGAACGCTGGGAATGGGTCCGCCCCGTCACCCGCGACGTGCTGCACCGGATGGCGGCATCACGGAGCTACATCATCACCGCCCCTGACGAGGAGAAGGAGCGCATCCGCCGGGAGCTCGACGCCCTCTTCGATGAGCTCGACCTGCATGGCGATGCGACCATCGACCTTCCGTACGTGACCCGTGCGTACCGCGCCGTCCGCGACTGA
- a CDS encoding DUF6328 family protein translates to MTSEPSGRGDGLDDRADGRDETANERADRNWDELLQELRVMQTGTQILTGFLLAVAFQPRFTDMDELQRDLYVVLVALAAVATILALAPVGMHRALFGRRRKPDLVRIAARIVRIDLVVIGALTIGVTTLIVDFTVDRTAGIIALVAAVVLVVSLWVALPRVMRGSPLVRGAADE, encoded by the coding sequence ATGACATCAGAACCATCTGGTCGTGGGGACGGTCTCGACGACCGTGCCGACGGACGCGACGAGACCGCGAATGAACGCGCGGATCGCAACTGGGACGAGCTGTTGCAGGAGTTGCGCGTCATGCAGACCGGTACGCAGATCCTCACCGGATTCCTCCTCGCCGTCGCCTTCCAACCGCGTTTCACCGACATGGACGAGCTCCAGCGAGATCTGTACGTCGTCCTCGTCGCTCTCGCTGCGGTGGCGACCATCCTCGCACTCGCGCCGGTGGGGATGCATCGTGCACTTTTCGGCCGCCGTCGCAAGCCCGACCTCGTCCGCATCGCCGCCCGGATCGTCCGTATCGACCTGGTCGTCATCGGTGCCCTGACCATCGGCGTGACGACCCTGATCGTCGATTTCACGGTGGACCGTACGGCGGGGATCATCGCTCTCGTCGCAGCGGTCGTCCTGGTGGTATCCCTGTGGGTGGCGCTGCCCCGCGTCATGCGTGGCAGTCCACTCGTCCGCGGAGCCGCCGACGAGTGA
- a CDS encoding DNA starvation/stationary phase protection protein, with product MAESKTTKTGGSTKGAAKTTRQQNAEKGFTASTTLANNLQAVLVDLLDLAIQGKQAHWNVVGRNFRDTHRQLDEIIDDARAFSDTIAERMRALHAVPDGRSATIAKTTSLPEFPAGEVSTTETIDLITERLEAAVGTVRDVHDAVDEEDPTSADLLHAIIERLEQFAWMVSAENRSPAGR from the coding sequence ATGGCTGAAAGCAAGACCACGAAGACCGGCGGCTCGACGAAGGGCGCGGCGAAGACGACCAGGCAGCAGAACGCGGAGAAGGGGTTCACCGCCTCGACGACGCTCGCGAACAACCTGCAGGCGGTGCTCGTCGACCTGCTTGATCTCGCGATCCAAGGAAAGCAGGCGCACTGGAACGTCGTCGGACGCAACTTCCGCGACACGCATCGTCAGCTCGACGAGATCATCGACGATGCACGGGCCTTCAGCGACACGATCGCGGAGCGCATGCGTGCGCTGCACGCCGTCCCCGACGGGCGCAGCGCGACCATCGCGAAGACGACGTCGCTTCCCGAGTTCCCTGCGGGGGAGGTGTCGACGACGGAGACCATCGACCTGATCACCGAGCGCCTCGAGGCCGCGGTGGGAACGGTGCGCGACGTGCACGACGCCGTCGACGAAGAGGACCCGACCTCGGCCGACCTCCTGCACGCCATCATCGAGCGGCTCGAGCAGTTCGCGTGGATGGTCAGTGCGGAGAACCGGAGTCCGGCGGGTCGCTGA
- a CDS encoding alpha/beta hydrolase, whose product MTDTQIFEPDGRAIPFVDEGDGPVKLVLIQERDLAADVLGVVAHYLAEEAGFHVLRIGHRAEVKHEEVSLEDRVEDVLAVIDHVGLGDTWIGGHGFGGTVARAFALAHADRVNGLALLAVEENDIPLAPVMPILIIQGTKDIDAPFANGEQLQSTAPERASVKSIDGADHMFPMTHPIETAVVIEEYLDWD is encoded by the coding sequence ATGACCGACACCCAGATCTTCGAGCCCGACGGCCGCGCGATCCCCTTCGTCGACGAGGGCGACGGTCCCGTCAAGCTCGTCCTGATCCAGGAGCGCGATCTGGCGGCGGATGTTCTCGGCGTCGTCGCGCACTACCTCGCCGAGGAGGCGGGCTTCCACGTGCTGCGCATCGGTCATCGCGCCGAGGTCAAGCATGAAGAGGTCTCGCTGGAGGATCGGGTCGAAGACGTACTCGCCGTGATCGATCACGTCGGTCTGGGCGACACCTGGATCGGCGGCCATGGCTTCGGCGGTACCGTCGCACGGGCCTTCGCTCTGGCCCACGCCGATCGCGTGAACGGCCTGGCCCTGCTGGCTGTCGAAGAGAATGACATTCCGCTCGCGCCGGTGATGCCGATCCTCATCATCCAGGGCACGAAGGACATCGACGCTCCGTTCGCAAACGGAGAGCAGCTGCAGTCGACGGCGCCGGAGCGCGCGAGCGTGAAGAGCATCGACGGGGCCGATCACATGTTCCCGATGACGCACCCGATCGAGACCGCCGTGGTCATCGAGGAGTACCTCGACTGGGACTGA